One Candidatus Acidiferrales bacterium DNA window includes the following coding sequences:
- a CDS encoding hemolysin family protein — MTAWMVAHAVTVIGVSVLLALFSYLDRVYRELGKVTTRRVRENLEVFESDVEPKLRMDRRDAAVSFALLSQLFLVLIAIAIASAVAAFVPKAPQAIAELMFFVVLEILVANQFIPHLLLTRTNGRWMRPLTPVVRIFVWMVLPMRLILQFCVSLAHLTDEETAPGEEQQESIEAMVEVAQEEGILEHEDARLIESVVEFGDKTVREVMTPRADIVALPVEATVEQLTKTVLEKKFSRIPVYRLNLDDVQGIVQARDILQVMDSEAPHTSVAGWIRPVLFIPETKPVANLLKELQKNKQQIAMVVDEYGSVAGLVTLEDLFEEIVGEIMDEDQPRAADIIREDENNFVLKGSVPIGRLGELLGMEIAPEDCSTVAGLVSRLLGHVPAAGESVEHDWLRLEVLEANQQKVLKVRARRLPQKTFGQGARAL, encoded by the coding sequence ATGACCGCCTGGATGGTTGCTCATGCAGTGACCGTGATCGGCGTGAGCGTTCTGCTCGCGCTCTTCTCCTACCTCGACCGCGTCTATCGGGAGCTTGGCAAAGTCACTACCCGGCGTGTCCGAGAAAACCTGGAAGTGTTTGAGAGCGACGTTGAGCCCAAGCTGCGTATGGACCGGCGCGATGCCGCCGTCAGTTTTGCCTTGCTGAGCCAGCTCTTTCTGGTGCTCATCGCCATAGCGATTGCGAGCGCGGTGGCGGCCTTTGTCCCGAAGGCGCCGCAAGCCATCGCCGAGTTGATGTTCTTCGTTGTTTTGGAAATTCTGGTGGCGAACCAGTTCATCCCGCATCTCTTGCTGACTCGAACCAACGGACGCTGGATGCGGCCGCTCACGCCGGTGGTGAGAATCTTTGTCTGGATGGTTCTGCCGATGCGCTTGATCCTGCAGTTCTGCGTCTCGTTGGCTCACCTCACGGATGAGGAGACGGCCCCCGGCGAAGAGCAACAGGAAAGTATTGAGGCCATGGTGGAGGTGGCGCAGGAGGAAGGGATCCTGGAGCACGAGGACGCCCGGCTCATCGAATCGGTGGTCGAATTCGGCGACAAGACGGTGCGCGAGGTCATGACCCCGCGGGCAGACATCGTGGCGCTGCCGGTGGAGGCGACCGTGGAGCAGCTAACCAAGACAGTCCTCGAGAAAAAATTCTCCCGCATCCCGGTTTACCGATTGAATCTGGACGACGTCCAAGGAATCGTCCAGGCGCGCGACATCCTTCAGGTCATGGATAGCGAGGCGCCGCATACCTCGGTGGCCGGGTGGATCCGGCCGGTGCTTTTTATTCCGGAGACAAAGCCCGTCGCCAATCTGCTTAAGGAGCTGCAAAAGAACAAACAACAAATCGCGATGGTCGTGGATGAATACGGGAGTGTCGCCGGGCTCGTCACCCTCGAAGATCTGTTCGAGGAGATTGTCGGCGAAATCATGGACGAGGATCAGCCGCGGGCGGCTGACATCATCCGCGAGGACGAAAATAATTTCGTTTTGAAGGGCAGCGTTCCGATTGGCCGGCTTGGAGAGCTGCTCGGGATGGAAATTGCCCCAGAAGATTGTTCCACGGTCGCCGGCCTGGTCAGCCGCCTCCTTGGCCACGTCCCGGCGGCGGGCGAGTCGGTGGAGCACGACTGGCTCCGCCTTGAAGTGCTCGAGGCAAACCAACAAAAAGTGCTTAAGGTGCGAGCGCGACGCCTGCCACAAAAGACGTTCGGGCAAGGTGCGCGGGCGCTATGA
- a CDS encoding PhoH family protein — translation MKLAGGVEPLFGTLDENLKLLETNLHVTTQLREDALEIDGEPAQVARLEKILGEYNELVCEGRSFSNGDVHSYLKVMTEDPNVTLRSLASPARPRVFGKKSVAPKSPNQRHYLEAIENHDMVFAIGPGGTGKTYLAVAMAISALLTKQINRIILVRPAVEAGERLGFLPGTLQQKVDPYLRPLYDALYDMLDAEKIERFLEKGIIEVAPLGFMRGRTLNDSFVILDEAQNTTSEQMKMFLTRLGFNSKAVITGDITQIDLPAGRRSGLVEAVEVVGRIPGIQFIYFNERDVVRHNLVQQIIRAYESYEASNAGKAKNHRESEAIAPIGHSMGKNE, via the coding sequence GTGAAATTGGCTGGGGGGGTCGAACCCCTTTTCGGCACCCTGGACGAAAACCTCAAGCTGCTTGAAACCAACCTCCACGTCACCACCCAGCTCCGGGAAGATGCCCTTGAAATAGACGGCGAGCCGGCTCAGGTTGCTCGCCTTGAAAAAATCCTGGGCGAATACAACGAGCTGGTGTGCGAGGGCCGAAGCTTTTCAAACGGCGACGTCCATTCCTACTTGAAGGTGATGACCGAAGATCCGAATGTTACCCTGCGTTCGCTGGCCAGTCCGGCGCGCCCGCGCGTTTTTGGGAAGAAATCGGTTGCGCCCAAGAGTCCCAATCAGCGCCACTACCTCGAGGCAATCGAGAACCATGACATGGTATTTGCCATCGGTCCCGGCGGCACCGGCAAGACCTACCTGGCGGTGGCGATGGCGATTTCGGCGCTGCTGACCAAGCAGATCAACCGCATCATTTTGGTGCGGCCGGCCGTCGAAGCGGGCGAACGGCTGGGGTTCCTTCCGGGCACGTTGCAGCAAAAGGTGGACCCCTACCTTCGTCCCCTCTATGACGCCCTGTACGACATGCTCGATGCCGAGAAGATCGAACGCTTTCTCGAAAAGGGCATTATCGAAGTGGCCCCGCTCGGCTTCATGCGCGGCCGCACCCTGAACGACTCGTTTGTCATTCTCGACGAGGCGCAGAACACCACCAGCGAGCAGATGAAGATGTTTCTTACGCGGTTGGGGTTCAATTCCAAAGCGGTCATCACCGGGGACATCACCCAGATCGATCTGCCGGCGGGGCGTCGGTCAGGGCTGGTGGAAGCGGTCGAGGTTGTGGGGCGAATCCCCGGTATCCAGTTTATCTATTTCAACGAGCGAGACGTGGTGCGGCACAACCTGGTGCAACAAATTATCCGGGCCTACGAAAGCTACGAGGCTTCGAACGCCGGCAAGGCGAAGAATCACCGCGAAAGTGAAGCCATCGCGCCCATAGGACACTCCATGGGAAAGAATGAGTAG
- a CDS encoding LptE family protein produces the protein MRRPRKGFFVEWSFFFALAGGMAACGYHVAGRGSHLPAEGKVLAVPAFENRTMQFRIEQKLTAAVIREFISRTRYRVVMEEEGADAVLRGEVTRVSTSPIVFDPGTGKASTVVITINANVRLLDRHTKQILFRGEGLVFRESYEVTSDVNSFFQEQDPAFDRLARDFAATLVSAVLENF, from the coding sequence ATGAGACGGCCTCGCAAAGGCTTCTTCGTGGAATGGTCTTTCTTTTTCGCCCTCGCAGGGGGGATGGCTGCCTGCGGCTACCACGTGGCCGGCCGGGGAAGCCATCTCCCGGCTGAGGGGAAGGTGTTGGCGGTCCCGGCCTTTGAGAATCGCACGATGCAGTTCCGCATTGAGCAGAAGTTGACGGCTGCCGTCATCCGGGAATTCATTTCTCGGACCAGGTACCGGGTGGTGATGGAGGAAGAGGGCGCCGACGCCGTGCTGCGCGGCGAAGTAACCCGCGTTTCGACCAGCCCGATCGTGTTTGACCCGGGAACGGGCAAAGCCTCCACCGTGGTCATTACCATCAATGCCAATGTAAGACTCCTCGATCGCCACACGAAACAGATTCTTTTCCGAGGCGAGGGCCTGGTCTTTCGCGAGAGCTACGAGGTGACCAGCGACGTCAATTCTTTTTTTCAGGAGCAGGACCCGGCGTTTGACCGGCTTGCCCGCGACTTTGCCGCTACTCTGGTCTCCGCGGTGCTGGAGAATTTCTAG
- a CDS encoding sigma-54 dependent transcriptional regulator, which translates to MKPTVLIVDDEEGIRRSLSGVLQDEGYEVEAVASGEECLERVTCSAVDLILLDVWLPGMDGIETLRRLQQQAPGTAVVMISGHGTIETAVRAAKLGAFDFIEKPLSLDKTVLVVKNALAQHRLARENLRLREQLQEKYRIMGESVPMKALRQQIAMAAPTNGRVLIYGESGTGKELVAHALHAQSLRAGQEFVEVNCAAIPEELIESELFGHVKGSFTGAAEDKVGKFQKADGGTLFLDEIGDMSLKTQSKVLRALEEQRFEPVGATQSISVDVRVIAATNKNLDEEISYGKFREDLFYRLNVIPFYVPALRERTEDIPQLARYFLEEFARAYGRRPKQLSEEALAILYRYAWPGNVRELKNIVERLVITCPEETIASSQLPPELLRTGERRAAGTYGSLHEARAAYERDLILRKLEEHRWNMTRTAAALGLERSHLYRKMKSLGINPRE; encoded by the coding sequence ATGAAGCCAACGGTTCTGATCGTGGACGACGAAGAGGGTATCCGGCGCTCGCTCAGCGGCGTCCTGCAAGACGAGGGGTACGAAGTGGAAGCGGTGGCGAGCGGTGAGGAGTGCCTCGAGAGGGTCACGTGCTCGGCCGTGGATCTCATTCTGCTCGATGTGTGGCTGCCCGGCATGGACGGCATTGAAACCCTGCGCCGCTTACAGCAGCAAGCCCCCGGCACGGCAGTGGTCATGATCTCGGGCCACGGCACCATTGAAACCGCTGTCCGGGCGGCGAAACTCGGTGCTTTTGATTTCATTGAAAAGCCGCTCTCGCTCGACAAGACCGTCCTGGTGGTGAAAAACGCCCTGGCGCAGCATCGCCTGGCTCGCGAAAATTTGCGCCTGCGCGAGCAGCTCCAGGAAAAATACCGGATTATGGGCGAAAGCGTGCCAATGAAGGCGCTGCGGCAGCAGATTGCGATGGCCGCTCCCACCAACGGTCGAGTGCTGATCTACGGCGAAAGCGGCACGGGAAAAGAACTGGTCGCTCATGCCCTTCACGCCCAGAGCCTCCGGGCGGGCCAGGAATTTGTCGAGGTCAACTGCGCCGCCATTCCGGAGGAGCTGATTGAAAGCGAGCTTTTTGGCCACGTGAAAGGCTCTTTCACCGGCGCCGCCGAGGACAAAGTGGGCAAGTTCCAAAAGGCGGACGGTGGCACGCTCTTCCTCGACGAAATCGGCGACATGAGCCTGAAGACGCAATCCAAGGTTCTGCGCGCGCTCGAGGAGCAACGCTTTGAGCCGGTGGGCGCCACCCAGAGCATCTCCGTGGACGTCCGCGTCATCGCCGCCACCAACAAGAACCTGGATGAAGAAATCTCCTACGGCAAGTTCCGCGAAGATCTTTTCTACCGCCTGAATGTAATCCCGTTCTATGTCCCGGCCCTGCGCGAGCGCACCGAGGATATTCCGCAACTCGCCAGATATTTTTTGGAAGAGTTCGCTCGCGCCTATGGACGGCGTCCCAAGCAGCTTTCCGAGGAGGCGCTGGCCATCCTCTACCGCTACGCCTGGCCGGGCAATGTGCGCGAACTCAAAAATATTGTCGAGCGACTGGTGATCACCTGCCCGGAAGAGACCATTGCCTCTTCACAGCTCCCCCCGGAGTTGCTGCGGACAGGCGAGCGGCGAGCCGCGGGGACGTACGGATCGTTGCACGAAGCTCGCGCCGCCTACGAGCGGGACCTCATCTTGCGAAAGCTCGAGGAGCACCGCTGGAACATGACGCGCACGGCGGCGGCGCTGGGTCTCGAGCGCAGCCATCTTTACCGCAAAATGAAATCGCTTGGCATCAACCCGCGAGAGTAA
- the rpsT gene encoding 30S ribosomal protein S20, with the protein MMPQATGPAKVKKRKKSVLKRIRQTAKRTTRARALRSRLRNQIRKLRLALEGKDPGQAKQLLSETISVIDWAVGKGILHKNAAARHKSRLTSRFQAASAPAPTSGAPAKA; encoded by the coding sequence ATGATGCCTCAGGCCACCGGTCCGGCAAAGGTCAAGAAGCGAAAGAAATCGGTCCTGAAGCGCATCCGACAAACCGCCAAGCGGACAACCCGCGCTCGCGCCCTGCGGTCCCGGCTGCGCAATCAAATCCGCAAACTGCGGCTCGCCCTCGAGGGCAAGGATCCGGGACAGGCAAAGCAGTTGCTCAGCGAGACGATTTCGGTGATTGACTGGGCGGTGGGCAAAGGTATTCTTCACAAGAATGCTGCCGCCCGGCATAAGTCCCGGCTAACCTCCCGTTTCCAAGCCGCCAGCGCCCCCGCGCCCACTTCGGGCGCACCGGCCAAAGCTTAG
- a CDS encoding Asd/ArgC dimerization domain-containing protein — protein sequence MAIVGASTLLGKEVKQVLDDRRIPVKSVQLLDDDEAMGQLTEFAGQPAIIEAIAPDAFDDVDVVFLAGGAECTRRHWRAARRSGCRIIDLSGGLADETDACFWIPSLDEILPPPKPMAGGLCVSPHPATIILCHLAPRLAMVAAPARTVLLFFVPVSERGQAALDELEQQTINLLSFQPISKNVFDSQVAFNLLPRYGSSSAAKLEEIRSRTEREASFYLAGRFALPAISLLHAPVFHSYAFELFVEFTTEVTTHRLEQKLESTAITIRRSDEEAPSPVGVVGESGIVLDFIRPEGHGKNAFWIFGAADNLRLAASNAVEIVERWHHAERDGRLKQRSRTA from the coding sequence GTGGCGATTGTCGGTGCTTCGACGCTGCTGGGCAAGGAAGTGAAGCAAGTTTTGGATGACCGCCGCATTCCGGTGAAGAGCGTTCAGTTGCTTGACGATGACGAGGCGATGGGACAGCTCACCGAATTTGCCGGCCAGCCGGCGATTATTGAGGCGATTGCGCCCGATGCGTTTGACGACGTGGATGTGGTTTTCCTTGCTGGCGGCGCGGAATGCACTCGCCGGCACTGGCGGGCGGCGCGGCGGTCAGGCTGCCGGATCATCGATCTGAGCGGCGGGCTGGCAGACGAGACCGACGCCTGCTTCTGGATTCCTTCCCTTGACGAGATCTTGCCGCCACCCAAGCCCATGGCCGGCGGTCTCTGCGTGTCTCCGCACCCGGCGACCATCATCCTTTGCCATCTGGCGCCGCGACTGGCGATGGTCGCCGCGCCGGCGCGGACGGTGTTGCTGTTCTTTGTGCCGGTCTCGGAGCGCGGTCAGGCGGCTCTGGACGAGCTCGAGCAGCAAACCATCAATTTGTTGTCCTTCCAGCCCATTTCGAAGAATGTTTTTGACTCCCAGGTGGCGTTCAACCTGCTGCCGCGGTATGGCAGCTCGAGCGCGGCTAAACTCGAGGAGATTCGCTCTCGGACGGAGCGGGAAGCAAGCTTCTACCTGGCCGGCCGTTTTGCCCTGCCGGCGATAAGCCTGCTCCACGCTCCCGTTTTCCATTCCTATGCGTTCGAACTTTTTGTGGAATTCACGACAGAAGTTACAACCCACCGGTTGGAACAAAAGCTGGAGTCAACTGCCATCACCATCCGCCGCAGCGACGAGGAGGCGCCGTCGCCGGTTGGCGTGGTGGGGGAGTCAGGGATCGTCCTGGATTTCATCCGGCCGGAGGGCCATGGGAAGAACGCGTTTTGGATTTTTGGCGCGGCTGACAATCTCCGTCTGGCTGCTTCGAACGCCGTAGAGATCGTCGAGCGCTGGCATCACGCAGAGCGGGACGGCCGACTGAAGCAACGGAGCCGGACGGCATGA
- a CDS encoding ATP-binding protein translates to MSLNEKSHRSRRLILSAVVVIVLGFAVFALGSLDLPFQPSRTQQVVLLYVLSTLVVLSLLIFTLILSRNLLKLLAERRQQAMGSKFKTKLVMGALGISLLPVIFMFFLSYAFLNRSLAKWFPRPLEIVRDEAEQLLAESEARERSLLAESARTMAGALARTARTPVALAKAYGDRPTPYPGFDCVVLLDPQGRLVLASGKPQTNVQELSRLVLRHAADRQLFWGGRTYWLERAPVETTERRLGWLIAAQQVPEAFSRRKAAIEQQAANYVELSAGLRFYRYQIVLVLLLFTLLVLFAATWFALFLSRQVTVPIVALAEATREVSRGNFDHRVTVQAKDELANLVASFNQMTSQLGESSRQIAASNLNLQTAIRQLEERQQLIETLLESIPTGVISLDKQKNVLRTNSAVARVLGMTEVPKVRRLNELFEETVATQLGELLRKSSRAGGAAAEVQLQRASGNAQVAVTVSALRKDSQDYGYVVVLEDLTELLRGQKAAVWQEVAQRIAHEIKNPLTPIQLSAERLRRYLGRKPEAGATADPELAQMVAECVSLISQEAGALKGLIEEFSEFARFPTANPVPSDLNGVIASALGVFENGHDRVTVKTALASLPPIRLDPELFRRVLVNLMDNAAEAMERSTVRELSIRTRLDATREVVEIVVADTGHGISPEDKAKLFLPYFSKKGRGTGLGLAIAQRIVADHNGSIRVEDNRPFGAKFIIQLPA, encoded by the coding sequence ATGAGCTTGAACGAAAAAAGCCATCGGTCGAGACGCCTCATCTTGAGCGCGGTGGTGGTGATCGTGCTCGGCTTCGCCGTGTTTGCGCTGGGCTCGCTTGACCTGCCCTTTCAGCCTTCGCGGACGCAGCAGGTGGTTTTGCTTTATGTCCTCTCCACTCTTGTCGTCCTGAGTCTTCTCATCTTCACCCTCATTCTTTCCCGCAATTTGCTCAAACTTCTCGCCGAGCGCCGGCAGCAGGCGATGGGTTCAAAATTCAAGACCAAACTGGTGATGGGGGCGTTGGGTATATCGCTCCTGCCCGTCATCTTCATGTTCTTTCTCAGCTACGCCTTTCTGAACCGCTCGCTGGCCAAGTGGTTTCCGCGGCCTCTGGAAATCGTGCGGGATGAAGCCGAGCAGTTGCTGGCCGAATCGGAAGCGCGCGAAAGGTCGCTCCTCGCCGAATCCGCTCGCACCATGGCCGGCGCCCTTGCTCGAACTGCCCGAACCCCGGTTGCACTCGCCAAGGCGTATGGCGACCGGCCAACTCCATACCCGGGATTTGACTGCGTCGTGCTTCTCGACCCTCAGGGCAGACTGGTGCTGGCGTCGGGAAAACCCCAAACGAATGTGCAGGAGCTTTCGCGGCTGGTGCTCAGGCACGCGGCGGATCGGCAGTTGTTCTGGGGCGGGCGCACCTACTGGCTCGAACGAGCGCCGGTCGAGACCACCGAGCGCCGCTTGGGCTGGCTGATTGCCGCGCAGCAGGTTCCCGAGGCCTTTTCTCGCCGGAAGGCGGCCATCGAACAGCAGGCGGCCAACTATGTGGAACTGAGCGCCGGACTGCGATTCTATCGTTATCAGATTGTGCTGGTCTTGCTCCTCTTCACCTTGCTGGTGTTGTTTGCGGCGACCTGGTTTGCCCTATTTCTCTCCCGGCAAGTGACGGTGCCGATCGTGGCCCTGGCGGAGGCAACGCGCGAAGTTTCTCGCGGAAATTTCGATCATCGCGTGACGGTCCAGGCCAAAGACGAACTCGCCAACCTCGTTGCCTCCTTCAACCAGATGACATCACAACTGGGTGAGTCCAGCCGCCAGATTGCCGCTTCCAACCTCAACTTGCAGACCGCCATACGCCAGCTCGAAGAGCGCCAGCAACTCATCGAGACGCTGCTTGAAAGTATCCCGACCGGGGTCATCTCTTTGGACAAACAGAAGAACGTCCTCCGCACGAACAGCGCCGTGGCCCGCGTGCTCGGCATGACCGAAGTGCCCAAGGTACGGCGCTTGAACGAACTCTTTGAAGAAACCGTGGCCACGCAACTCGGCGAATTGCTGCGCAAGTCCAGCCGCGCCGGCGGGGCCGCCGCTGAAGTCCAACTCCAGCGAGCCAGCGGCAATGCTCAGGTTGCGGTCACCGTTTCTGCCCTGCGCAAGGACAGTCAGGACTACGGCTACGTGGTTGTTCTCGAAGACCTGACCGAGCTTCTCCGCGGTCAAAAGGCAGCCGTATGGCAAGAGGTGGCTCAGCGCATCGCCCATGAGATCAAGAACCCGCTCACCCCCATCCAACTTTCCGCCGAGCGCCTCCGGCGCTATCTGGGACGAAAGCCGGAGGCCGGGGCGACCGCCGACCCGGAACTGGCCCAGATGGTTGCCGAGTGCGTTTCGCTCATCAGCCAGGAGGCAGGCGCGCTCAAGGGCCTGATCGAGGAGTTCTCCGAGTTTGCCCGCTTCCCGACTGCCAATCCGGTGCCTTCGGATTTGAATGGTGTCATTGCCAGCGCCCTCGGCGTCTTTGAGAATGGCCACGACCGCGTCACCGTCAAAACCGCTCTCGCCAGCCTGCCGCCGATCCGGCTCGACCCCGAGCTTTTCCGCCGGGTCCTGGTGAATTTGATGGACAACGCCGCCGAAGCGATGGAGCGCTCGACGGTCAGGGAGTTGAGTATCCGGACGCGGCTTGACGCGACCCGTGAAGTGGTGGAAATTGTGGTGGCCGACACGGGTCATGGGATTTCGCCCGAGGACAAGGCGAAACTCTTTCTCCCTTATTTTTCCAAGAAGGGCCGCGGCACCGGCCTGGGCCTGGCCATCGCGCAGCGCATCGTGGCCGATCACAACGGCAGCATCCGGGTTGAGGATAACCGGCCCTTTGGCGCCAAATTCATCATCCAGCTCCCGGCATAG
- the era gene encoding GTPase Era — MNAVPEDSFRSGFVAIVGPPNTGKSTLLNALVGAKIAIVSRKPQTTRNRIQGILNREKAQIVFMDTPGIHRPETLLNRQMMEEVKQALEGVDLALLVLDASRPFGDLDRQGIEMVEEFRGPTFLLLNKIDLVKKPELLPLLDRYQSAHLFAESIPISALTGENLDTLVEQIVARLPEGPAYFPADQVTDQPERFLAAEIIREQVFERTRQELPYMTAVIVEQFEELDRLIRIAATILVEREGQKRILIGAKGAMLKEIGSRARKELEMLLGAKIFLELFVKVRPNWREKPAIVRELDWRRQ; from the coding sequence ATGAACGCGGTGCCGGAAGATTCTTTCCGCTCCGGCTTTGTCGCTATCGTCGGCCCTCCCAACACGGGAAAGTCCACCCTGCTCAACGCGCTCGTCGGCGCCAAGATTGCCATCGTCTCACGCAAGCCACAAACCACCCGCAACCGAATCCAGGGAATCCTGAACCGGGAGAAGGCCCAGATCGTTTTCATGGATACGCCGGGAATCCACCGCCCGGAAACTTTGCTTAACCGGCAGATGATGGAAGAAGTGAAACAGGCCCTCGAAGGGGTGGACCTGGCGCTCCTGGTCTTGGATGCCTCGCGCCCGTTCGGCGACCTGGACAGGCAGGGCATCGAGATGGTTGAGGAATTTCGAGGTCCAACCTTCTTGCTGCTTAACAAGATTGATTTGGTAAAGAAGCCAGAACTGCTGCCTTTGCTCGATCGGTATCAGTCAGCCCACTTGTTTGCCGAGTCCATTCCCATTTCCGCTTTGACGGGCGAAAATCTGGACACGCTTGTGGAGCAGATCGTCGCCCGGCTGCCCGAAGGGCCAGCGTACTTTCCCGCCGACCAGGTCACCGACCAACCGGAACGGTTCCTTGCCGCGGAGATCATTCGTGAACAGGTTTTTGAACGCACCCGCCAGGAGCTGCCCTATATGACCGCCGTCATCGTGGAGCAATTCGAGGAGCTGGACAGGCTGATCCGAATCGCGGCGACCATTCTGGTGGAGCGGGAGGGCCAGAAGCGAATCCTGATCGGGGCGAAGGGCGCGATGCTGAAGGAAATCGGCAGCCGGGCCCGCAAGGAACTCGAAATGCTTCTCGGCGCCAAAATCTTCCTGGAGTTGTTCGTAAAGGTTCGGCCCAACTGGCGCGAAAAGCCGGCTATCGTCCGCGAGCTCGATTGGCGAAGGCAATAG
- the holA gene encoding DNA polymerase III subunit delta, which yields MPAITPDRLMTDLKKGKVAPAYLLLGDDQYLLDVVRQAIRQEILGSPAVAEQPFGWKAFDLGGMGMEEAAGALEEALVQARTPSLLAPRQLLFLSGFARVIKRMRSGSEEEEDGEAKDEAPGNRNPEIVSASGRIVTLLEEYLARPSDFTVVVFEAAEMDKRKRLAKLLEKRCVVVGVESPVRGGRSFDEELRAAAGRAKKFAHERGIEIAPEALTHLVNMKDGDLGMVFQELEKLAVYVGPGGKISPGELHLLVRGETEEIVWELVDALGSGDRRRSMAILDNLIRNGEPPPAIVGALAYRVRAMIEAKEGSQRWPALQAAGQAERFSSEQLLASLEMLLRADVMLKGELPKAEDGQKVLEFLLARLTAKSPPASVPERDSGPD from the coding sequence ATGCCGGCCATAACCCCGGATCGCTTGATGACCGACCTCAAAAAGGGAAAGGTTGCGCCGGCCTACCTCCTTCTCGGCGATGACCAGTATTTGCTCGATGTCGTCCGGCAGGCGATCCGCCAGGAGATTCTCGGCAGCCCCGCCGTGGCGGAGCAGCCCTTCGGGTGGAAAGCGTTCGATCTTGGCGGGATGGGGATGGAAGAGGCTGCCGGGGCGCTCGAGGAAGCCCTGGTGCAGGCCCGCACGCCCTCTCTCCTGGCCCCGCGGCAGTTATTGTTTCTTTCCGGCTTTGCTCGGGTGATCAAGCGCATGCGCAGCGGCAGCGAAGAGGAGGAGGATGGGGAAGCAAAAGACGAGGCGCCGGGTAACCGCAACCCGGAGATCGTTTCCGCTTCCGGGCGGATCGTGACGCTGCTCGAGGAATATCTGGCCCGGCCCAGCGATTTCACAGTGGTCGTTTTTGAAGCCGCTGAAATGGACAAGAGAAAACGACTGGCCAAGCTCCTGGAAAAACGCTGTGTGGTGGTTGGAGTCGAATCGCCGGTGCGGGGTGGCCGATCCTTTGACGAGGAGCTGCGTGCGGCGGCTGGGCGCGCGAAAAAATTCGCGCACGAGCGGGGCATCGAGATCGCGCCCGAGGCTCTGACCCATCTGGTGAACATGAAGGACGGCGATCTGGGCATGGTTTTCCAGGAGTTGGAGAAACTGGCCGTATATGTCGGCCCGGGAGGCAAAATTAGCCCCGGCGAACTCCATCTTCTCGTGCGCGGCGAGACCGAGGAGATCGTCTGGGAGCTGGTGGACGCGCTGGGCAGCGGCGACCGCCGGCGCTCGATGGCTATCTTGGACAATTTGATTCGCAACGGAGAACCGCCGCCCGCAATCGTCGGCGCTCTCGCCTACCGCGTCCGCGCCATGATCGAAGCCAAAGAAGGCAGCCAGCGCTGGCCCGCCCTTCAGGCAGCGGGGCAGGCGGAACGCTTCAGCTCCGAGCAGTTGCTTGCCTCACTCGAAATGCTTCTGCGCGCCGACGTGATGCTCAAGGGCGAATTGCCAAAGGCCGAGGATGGCCAGAAGGTGCTCGAGTTCTTGCTCGCCCGATTGACGGCAAAGAGCCCGCCGGCAAGCGTCCCGGAAAGGGATTCGGGGCCTGACTAA
- the ybeY gene encoding rRNA maturation RNase YbeY codes for MIPDMIVNRQRRMRLPLGEIGRFARRARRELHEPRTSRSFGRGERSAFTVCLMDDKAMRALNARFRGRRKATDVLSFPSGSRGNRFLGEIAISVETARKNARREGHSLLEEIKLLILHGLLHLLGYDHETDKGRMTRKELRLRRRMGLT; via the coding sequence ATGATTCCCGACATGATTGTCAACCGGCAAAGAAGGATGCGCCTGCCCCTGGGTGAAATCGGTCGTTTTGCCCGACGGGCGCGGCGCGAACTTCACGAGCCCCGAACGTCCCGAAGCTTCGGGAGGGGCGAGCGGTCGGCGTTTACGGTCTGTCTCATGGATGACAAGGCCATGCGCGCCTTGAACGCCAGGTTTCGCGGCCGGCGAAAGGCGACCGATGTGCTTTCTTTCCCCTCCGGGTCGCGCGGCAATCGCTTCCTGGGAGAAATCGCCATTTCGGTTGAGACAGCGAGGAAGAACGCCCGGCGCGAAGGTCACAGTTTGCTCGAAGAGATCAAACTCCTGATCCTCCATGGCCTGTTGCACCTGCTCGGCTACGACCACGAAACGGACAAGGGCCGGATGACCCGGAAGGAACTTCGCCTGCGGCGAAGAATGGGTTTGACCTGA